Part of the Sorghum bicolor cultivar BTx623 chromosome 1, Sorghum_bicolor_NCBIv3, whole genome shotgun sequence genome, TCAGCTTACCTGACCGTGCAAGGAGATCAACCATACATCCAAAATGTTCTATCCCTGGTTCGATACTGTATTTTTGCTTCATAGCATCCAAAATCCTACACCCTTCATCCAGAAGGCCAGCATGACTGCATGCACTGAGAACAGCAAGCAATGTGACACCATTAGGTGCTATGGCCTCAGTTTGCATCTTCCAAAATAGTTCCAATGCTTCAGTTCCATGGCCATTGAATGCAAGGCCAGAGATCATAGCTGTCCACAAGGTAACATCTTTGTCCAAGGCTTTCTCAAACACATAATAAGCTACCTTAACATTTCCACATTTGCAATGCATGTCTACAAGAGCCGATGCCAAAAAAGCATCCTGATGACCAAATTGTTTCACCACCCAACCATGGATACTCTTTGCATGATTCAATGATCCCTTACCTGCGGCCACAGAGATCAAGGTAACAGCAGTCACCTTGTCCGGATTTACACAACTGGCAAGCATATCATGGAATAGTTTCATCACTTCATTGAAACCTTTGTATCTAGCATATCCAGCGAGAAGTGCATTCCAGGATATTAGATCCCTAGAAGGTGCCTCAGAAAAAAATCTGCTAGCGAGGTCCAACATGCCAGCATTTGCAAAACCTGAAACCATAGTGTTCCATGAAATGCCATCCTTCTCACTAGCTTCACCAAAGACTCTCTCAGCTGCATTCATTCTTCCACATTTTGCATACATATCCAGAAGAGCATTTACCAGAATCAACCAATTATCTCCTGCATCCATTCTCCGCACAATGACACCATGAACAGACCTCCCAAGAAGCACGGTCTTCAGGCGCCCACAGCAAGTGAGCAGAGCAACAGCTGTATACCGATCAGCAACAATCCCCCTGGATGCCATATCTCGGAAAAAGCACAGCGCCTTCAGGCTGCACCCTTCATTCACATACCCTGATAGCATGATGTTGCAAGACACGGTATCCAACACCAGCGCAGAACGGAACATCAGCTCGGCCGTCTCGACATCCCCGGCGTCGATGTACATCTTGATCAGCGAGTTCCGCAGGTACACGCGCGAGTGGAAACCGCTCACGACGACATGGGCGTGCACCTGCCTCCCCGCGGACAGGCGTTCCACCGACCTCAGCAGCGCGAGGAAGGTCTGTTCGTCGGGAAGGACGGACGACGCGAGCATGGAACGGTAGACAGCCGCCGCCTGGGGCGGCGAGGAGGAATCgcgcgccgccgacgccgccgacgCGGAGAGCATGAGGTTATAGATGTAGAGATTGGGGCGGGGCGTGAAATGGTGGAAGAGGAGCTCAGCCTCGCGCGTGAGGCGCGGGGAGGACACGGCGGTGGCGAAGTGGAGGAGCCGGCTCATAGGGAACGTCTCCAAGGCGAGGCCGAGGCGAAGCAGGTGGGCGAGGATGGCCCGGAACGGCCGCGCCCCGCGGCACCGCTCGAGGAGCACCAGCGCAGGGTGGCCCAGCCGCAACGAGACGGTTGGGTCCCACTTCCGCCCCGCGGCGGCAGAGGCCGCCATCGCGAGAGATGGGGTGTGTGGCCGTGTGCTCAGGAGAGGGGTCAGGGGGTTCGAATCTCGGCCCGGTACCAGACTACCGGCACCGGGAGATTTCGCTAGCTGTGGAGGAATCCGCTGTCTGGCCGCCGGAATTCCCGCGGCGGCCGGGTCTCAGGCGGCGTCGGCTCTGACGACGACGAGGCGGCGTGTAGCAGGCTGCACCACCCAACCTGTCATGGGCCCAGCCAGCACATTGAACCCTTCAAGGAGCCTAGTAATTTTAAGCCCAGATATTTTCATTGATCCAATTGAGGCCCAAGTTAGTTCTGGGCCAGAGACAGTTCATGTTTtcattgaaaattttttagttaaAAATGGCAAGTTGAAAAACAAAATATAGGGAAAGCAGAAGAATATACATGAGCGCTCCTTAAATTTTCATGGATTCATAAACTTTTTTTCTTTAATAAGCAAAAAGTTTGCACATCTTTATATTAAAATCGAGATAAAATTAAAATACAGTGATATACTATCGCAGTTGCGCACTAGGGCAAGGCAACTAATATAAATTGTGCACTCCTCCCCTAGACATGAACCTACACGACTATTACTCAGTAACTAAGCAGCCTAGATCTGTCATGCCTACTAGGATCCATTGTCCTGTCGAGTGTCGAATTATAGCGAGCAGCTAGGTTATGCTTGTCGCGTCGACACGAAAGCACCTTCAATTTCGCTCTTTCGAGAGCCCCCATGCCACTAGCGTGAAGAGGGAGCAGGCGGAGCAGGCGCCCTTTCTCATCTGGCTATTCCATTGATCCCTCTAGGAGTTCTACTAAACGAGCATAGTGTCATCTCACTTGAGTCGCATCTACTCTGAGTGCAGTCAGTGTACTCCACCATACCTCTTTGGAGTATGAACATGTATGCCACAACAAAATGGTCGCATCTATTCCAAGTGCAGTCAGTATATTTCACCATACCTCTTTGGAGTTTTGGGCTCTTGGTCGCACAAGTAGCAGTGTTCTGCATCTAGCCCCTGTCTCTCCTTTATGTCTGTTGTCTAGTGGCGTCCCCATATCGCTAGCCATAAAAATAGTTTGACACGCACGGCGCCCAAGTTCGCTAAATGTGTTTGTAGGCGGCCAGTGGATACGAAGTTTGATGGAGCGCCAGGTGTGCTGACCTCGATGGGTATTGTATGTCTCATCTGTTGTCCACCTCTAAACAGCCACTAAACGGCAAACGGTGgcaaattattttatttaggggGTAAACAGAAAATTAAACGGTTGATTATTTAAACGGTCTAAAAGGCCTAAATAGAACGGTTGTAAACAATATTAAACATGCTAAACAATTGTTTTAAATAGCTgtttaaacggccgtttaggcaAACACCAGGTGAATCTGGTTGAATTTTATACCAACAATTTGTATACTTAAATTTATTATACTTATAAATATGTACACTTGATTTGTTACATGCATGAATACATATATTTGATTCTTCTAAtatgcataaacatatatacatactaaaataaatgatttttttagttgcataaatatgtataaatgtTAGAATAATTGATTTTACATTAAAAAATATGTATATTTTGTAATGTTGTGTGAAACTGTTTAGACCGTTTTAATCTGTTTAAACACCATCTAAACCATTTATACGCTAAATGAAGGATAAtcgactgtttaccgtttagcaTTTAcgataacattgtctctaaaccacTGGAGGACCAAGTGATAGCTCAGTTGGTCTAGCTTCTACTCcttccgtcccaaaaagagtgtcgttttaggttttttgccacaagtttgactcgatttgtagaaaatacgttcaatatttatatctctaaataaatttgttaaaaaactagacttaaagatctttccaatgatattacttatgtattataaatattaatattttttactatatatttagttaaagttatttctcagAAAGCGAAAACGACACTTGTTTTGGGACGGAGCGAGTCGGTGTGAAGGCACCGCTCGAGGGTTTGATTCCTGATGAACCAACTTGCGTGCCTCATCGAGGCAGGTTCTTGAATAATTTCAGCTGCCTTGCACGGATGCGCTACAACTATCGTACCTATCATTCGTGTTCAACATAGACCTAGATATAGATTGTGTGTGGGGTGTGAGTTAGTGCCAAATACTATAGTTTGTAATCAAAGTTTGAGGCAATAAAAAAACCAGTGAGTCCGCGTGGTCACTCAGCTGATGTCTCAAAGCATGTCTCACACGACGTGGAGGTACTCCTAGATGGCTGGGACGGAGACGCCTCTGGTGATTTGAGCGACTCATTTCCCGTTTGGAAGGGACCATGCTACAGTCCATCGGGCGACTAGCCCAATGAGCGTTGGTGCGATGCTGTCAATGGACTGTGCTTGAACGTCTGTCCAGAAATTTGTGTTTGAACTGTGCATTGATTTCTATAAacttgttaggccttgtttagttccaaaatattttgtaaaatggacactgtagcttttttcgtttgtatttaacaaatattgttcaatcatggactaactaggctcaaaagatttgtctcgtcaattccgaccaaactgtgcaattagtttttatttttgtctatatttaatgcttcatgcatgtgtctaaagattcgatgtgacgaggaatctaaaaaattttacaaaattttttgggaactaaacaaggccttagacatATCATATATTGGCTAAAAGTCGAAATAGAATGTACATGAGCACAAAATTGACAGCAGGAGAAAATACCGAAACATTCGAACCTAAAAAGTATAGCAGAAAAAAAAACACCGATAAATCGGAACGGACTCTGATTAAACGGGCCAAGAAAATTACGGAAGAAGAATTCTTTTCCTTCTTACTAATATACAGGTATATATAGATTGACATAATTTTAAAATTGCTGGATACTTTTGTGAGTCCCAAACACAATCCTCCTACGACGACTTCTCCCTCGGGCTGGGCACAAAATACCGATAACCGAACCGAAAATACCGAGAACCGAACCGAAAGTACCGAAACCGAATTTTTCGGTACCTTGTTCGGTTCCTAATTATGTACCTCGGTAAATTCGGTACTGTACCTCGGTAAATCGAATTTACCGAAATATGCTGAGTTTGAGTGTAGTTATATTATTAATAGCACAATTTTAGTCTATTATATTTTATACATGTGGTACTTTACTCACATAATTTTGTAGacttatatatgtatgtatttgaCACTAATATTCTTTAAGAATTATTtccaaattatgtcaaaattagCTTTTGAACTTACTATTATATGTTTATGTGATCAATTCGGTACTTTTCGATAAATATTAAAACCGAACCGAAAGTATCGAAACCGAATTTCTTCGGTACCGATTTTTGGAAGGAACCGATCGGTACCTATATTTTTCGAGAAACCGAATTTCTATAAAAACCGAAGTAACCAACCGAACCGAATCTCCCCCTACGAGATCCAGGCTGCCGGCCGCTTCCTCTTTCCTGCCTGCCATGCAGGAAACCGCCGCCGCCAGCAACACCACCACCACGACGTCCCTGCTCTCAGGCTTCCCGGACTGGGTTGTTCTGGACACTAGAGCGCGCATCGGGCACTGCAACAACGCAACCACCGCCGAAGCAAAGACGAGCGCCCTATGGCCCATCAAGGTCTCCTTCGAGATCGTCGATCCGCCCTGTCTCTCACGCTGCGTCGTCCACTGGCCCGACCAGGAGCGAGATCCGAGGGCTTGGGCCATGGTCATCGGCGCGGATGGCGCCTTCGTCCTCATACGCGTGTACTTCCCCGTGCGCGATAAATGGATGCTCCCCGACGTCTTCGTCTACAGGGCCGACCCCAGGGCACCGTCGCTCCATCTCGTCCCGCGCCCCTATCCAATAATCCTTCACTACAAAGTACAAAACCGCCGTCGGCGTCTTAGCCGCCAACTCCGGCGACACCGTCAACCGGTACTGTTCCGTCGTCGTCCCCGAGCGGGATCCTGGTCGGTTGAGCTATTGCTATTCTCTCCAAGTCTTCTGTACCAAGACAATGTCGTGGAGCACTAAGGTCACCCGGCTTGCTACGGACCTGCAGTGGTACGGCAGCGGGTTGCATCGGGTTGAGCCCACCAAGGTGTTCTCCATCGGAGGAGGCTCGCTGGCCTGGGTCGATCTCCGGCACGGCATCATGATGTGCGACGTTCTTGACGAGGAACCCGAGCTACGGCTGATCCAACTGCCCCAGTTGTTGCCCAGCAACAAGCGCGACCACGGGGAGGGTTTGGATGGCTCCAGGCCTCCTCTGTATCCACTTCGTGATGTCTCCTTCAGAGACGGCCGTTTCAGTTGCATCGAGATCGAGTATCCATATGAAATAGATGATGACGATACAACCAAGCCGCTTGACTTTCGATGGAGGGCCACCTTGTTCAGGACAAGCATTTCTTCGGGGCAATGCATGGGACAGGTGCCACACCGTGGCCTCTACTGAGCTCTCGCGTTCGGACCAACGTTTCATTCACCTGTTTCCTGAGATCTGGGTCCGTCAGAGGGTCCGTAAAGAAGAAGATCAGGACGGTCTTGAGCAAGGACGTTATAAGCTCACGCCCTACACTGGACATGTACCATGATGATACTGTCTACCTGACGTCCAAGTTGTTTAGGTTTCACGAGCTGAGTGGTTGGATGTTTGCTGTTGACACTTGACACTAAAGCCAGGAAACTGGAAAAGGTTGTGCCCTTCTCTGAAGACAGGGACTCTTCTGGAAATACTAAACTGCAATGTGccttctccaagtacctcaacaAGGAAGGTAATTTTAATAACCAAGACATGTACTACAATTTAATAGCAGGAAGGACGACAcaaaaagcacaacaacaacaacaagagCTTATCCAACAGGGAAGACCTCCGGACTACAAGATCACCATTCCTGCCTTACTTCCAGGTCCCAGATGCTTAGCAGATGCTTCAATAGCCACGGATCAAACTACAGCACCACACAGAGCCACAGCCGCAGGCCTCGGGTTCTAATCATCAATCCACAAACCAACCAAACACAAACTATCACCATCCAAGGCAGCATCGACAACGTATCATCAGTGATTATGGCAGAAGCTGCAGCAATGGCTCTGGCAGCAAGAATTGCCCAAGCTCTAGGTCTTCAGCAGGCAAATTATTTGACAGAAAATCAACTCCTGGTGAATTTCTTCAACAGCAACAGTTTGTCCACGCCACCAGACCGGAGAATAAAACCGCACACCCAAGACTTCATACATTCTCTTGAATTGAACCAAATCAAAGTGTACAAGATTACAAGAGAAATAAATATAACAGCGCATTCCCTAGCTAAGCAGGCACATAGACTACTGTCCCAGCCTCCATCACAGCCTGTGTTTTCTTGCACAAATCGTGCTCATGTATACCAGTGCCCGGTTAAGAATGCACTGGCGTCTGTAAATATGTCACACAGTTCGTTGTGCTTAATGAAATGTCGTttgttattaaaaaaataaaaactagaaCTTTGTTGTGTGACTGTTTAAGTGAACCGAGTTGGGGAGCAGATAATGCTAGCTAATGGGTTTGCAATTTCATACAAATACGCAACGCAATCCATGCCCAGAACAACGTGAAACAACAAAAACGAACCTGCTCGTTAAGGTAACATGAGCTCACATGAGCATGAGAACACCTGCACACACACTAccatttttttgatttttcagTTTGTAATAATAGGATGCATTGATGACAAACTAGGACCAACTGAACGATCTGGTTGTCAACTAGTCGCCTGGTCGGTACCATGGCAAGTAGGGTTGACTAGCAGATTGAAAAACCTTAGATTTGCAACTTGAGATTGTTCACATGACCCATTGTTCAGCATGTGGTGAAGCTGTGAGAAACAAAATTGGCCTTGCCAGTAGCGCTTTTCATAAGTATGGTAACATGATTACATGAATCGAGATGTGTGTTTCTTAGGAGTATTATTTAAAGGATTATCAATCACTAgtatagatttttttttacgTGGTGTTGGGATTTTTTTTATAGGAGAAGGGCACACTTTTTGTCCGTCTCCA contains:
- the LOC8060485 gene encoding pentatricopeptide repeat-containing protein At3g04750, mitochondrial, whose product is MAASAAAGRKWDPTVSLRLGHPALVLLERCRGARPFRAILAHLLRLGLALETFPMSRLLHFATAVSSPRLTREAELLFHHFTPRPNLYIYNLMLSASAASAARDSSSPPQAAAVYRSMLASSVLPDEQTFLALLRSVERLSAGRQVHAHVVVSGFHSRVYLRNSLIKMYIDAGDVETAELMFRSALVLDTVSCNIMLSGYVNEGCSLKALCFFRDMASRGIVADRYTAVALLTCCGRLKTVLLGRSVHGVIVRRMDAGDNWLILVNALLDMYAKCGRMNAAERVFGEASEKDGISWNTMVSGFANAGMLDLASRFFSEAPSRDLISWNALLAGYARYKGFNEVMKLFHDMLASCVNPDKVTAVTLISVAAGKGSLNHAKSIHGWVVKQFGHQDAFLASALVDMHCKCGNVKVAYYVFEKALDKDVTLWTAMISGLAFNGHGTEALELFWKMQTEAIAPNGVTLLAVLSACSHAGLLDEGCRILDAMKQKYSIEPGIEHFGCMVDLLARSGKLIDALALARRMPMRPSRSIWGSILNASLAGQNTEVAEIASKELLRLDPEDEGGYVLLSNLYAAGGHWNHSDEVRQNMKRKGVKKSAGASNFGC